In the genome of Ziziphus jujuba cultivar Dongzao chromosome 10, ASM3175591v1, the window attttaaaatgtaaaatataaaaaataattgttaaaaaatatatctctttaataattttacatgtaATTGTTAATACATCATCTATATGAATATTTGAGAGTTAAGTTtgtaaatatcaaatatcatcaaaatcaaaattttaaatcacactttgcagaaaatataatttctacatatcttttaatttttgtttacattctaattttaaactactttataatatttacataaatattaaatttattattgaaagaaaataataatagataggTAAATTTGTATCTTATGATACTAATTTTctctaaaaatatgatatgtaaAGTtgtctaatataatttttaatattgtttcttaaatataattttttattattttttttcctaattattGAAAGAtggttaaaagattaaaaaaaaatcaataatattatttttggaaaatattttactaaacatcaataatatttataaaaattttaaaaaaatcatatatattttcaaatttttaatgaaaattacatcaaaatttttaaaattttaatgaaaattatagattttttaattaaattgtttaatgttTTTGGCCACAGAAAAAGATGAAAAGAGCTACACATTTACTGAAGGAGCTAACCACAAGGTCAAAGTCGCAAGACCTTGAATTTTACGCTAAAATTGGAAGATATTGACAGAGACCGATGCAGATTCTCCATTTTCTTACGTTATATGTAGTTTGCTTTTTGTTctaatgtttaaatatatacatttgcCGGAGTTGCTATTTCGTAATAGTTATAGCTCATAACAATGGTTTATTCCCAGAAACACAAGCTTTTTTCTTCTAGTTAACATTGTATATATGTGTTTATTCCATCTTCCTGGTTCATCTTTTCTCAGGACAACTCAATTTGTTGTTAGTTTCATGAATATGAgaagtatatttattttgtacatGCGTCCTCCACAAGAACATAGAAATCGTACCTTggacatataaaaataaacatcaaattaattcagacctataatttttttaccatctgtGTCAAGCAAATTATTCAAATTCAAAGTTGGTTAACATTAACTGTTGTCGTTGAGAGGGGTTTGGACCGcttggttttcattttcttacATTCACACATTCACATATGGTTTTCACATTAGAAGAGAAAATGGACGTTTTATGAACCACAATAATTcagatccatatatatatatatatatattgcttacgTTTTATATAATATCCTATTCTAGTTTTCTCTAGTAATATAATACATGCAGAAGCAATAGTAGTACTTAGTAATACCTACAGCCTTAGCTCATTATAATCATCATGGTTTCCTTGTTTGCACGTCCAAAATTGTCCATTAACAAACAAGTTTTATTCTTTTCAatcttatatatgtttttactaCAATAACTTTCTGGTTCAGCTTTCTTCAAAACTACACCGTTTGTTGTTACAGCAGCTAAAAATGAGGAAGCAGAAGCTCTAATAAACTGGAAGCTCAGCCTTCAAAACCAAAGCCAACACCTTCTGTCTTCATGGGTCAGAGGCGGCGGCCATTGCAATTGGGTTGGAGTTGCTTGCGACGAGTTGAGAAGCATCATCCATTTGAACCTTTCAAGCTTTGGTTTAAACAGTAAGCTTCGAAATCTCAGCTTCTTATCCTTTACAAGCCTCACTATTATTGATTTTCGAAAAAACAACTTTCATGGAGAAATTCCTGGTAGCCTGTACCATCTAACCAAACTCACTCATCTTGACTTGGAAAACAACCATTTCTCTGGTTTTCTTTCCCCTGCTGCTGGAAATCTTTCCCGTCTATCGTATATTCATCTATCTGGGAATCAGTTCACTGGAATGATTCAAAAAGAGATTGGCTTATAGACAAATCTTCAAACACTTAGGTTTGGCTCTAATGGTTTTAATGGCTCTATCCCTAAACAAATAGGAAACATTAAATTTTTGAGAAAACTTGAGATATATACTACCGACCTCACAAGTCCCATTCCTGCCTCTTTCAGAAACTTGACCAGTTTATTTGTCTTGTACATTACTGAAACAAACATTTTGGAAAACTGAGAATGTTAAACCAACTTATTCTTAGTGGCAACCAACTCTCTGGAAGTATTCCTGTAGAAATTGGAAATATGAGCAACCTAATAATGCTTGATCTTAATGATGATAATCTCTCTGGTGAACTTCCTGCTTCTATAAGAAACTTAAGCAATATCAACGAAATTTTTCTTTATGGAAACAGCATTTCTGGACATTTTCCAGGAGAAATTGGAAACTTGAGAAATTTAGTGAACCTTCAGCTTTTAGCAAATCAATTTTTTGGAAGTATTCCTAGAGAAATTGGAAACTTAAGAGAGTTAAGGGTTCTTGGGCTTTCTGAAACAAAACTTTCTGGTATTATTCCTACAGAAATTGGAAAGTTGAGCAACTTAGAAATTCTTGACCTTCGTACCAACAATCTCTCTGGTCAACTTCCTGCTTCCATAGGAAACTTGACAAATCTCAACGAACTCTTGCTCCAAAACCAGCTTAGTGGCTTTCTTCTTTTAACAATGAATAACCTGACTAGCTTAAAGCATCTGCAATTGGCTTCAAATAGCTTCACTGGACATTTGCCAAAACAAATATGTGGTGGTGGATTGCTTGAGTTTTGTTCTGCCGATGAAAACCATTTTATTGGCCCTATTCCAACAAGCTTGAAAAATTGCAGCAGCCTTATTAGACTTAGGCTGGAACGAAACCAACTGATAGGAAATCTTACAGAAGCTTTCGGTATACACCCACACCTGTATTATCTTAATCTAAGTGATAATAAATTGCAGGGTGAGGTTTCACCAAAGTAGAGGCAATGCCGGAATTTGACAAGTCTTGATATCTCCAACAACAATCTTTCAGGCTCCATACCACCTGCACTGGGTAAGGCACCTCAGCTACATGTACTTGAATTGTCCTCAAATCATCTCACGGGAAATATTCCAACGAAACTTGGAAGTTTGAAGTTATTCAAACTTATGCTAAGTGAAAATCAACTATCTGGAGAGATTCCTCAGACAATCAGAATGCTACCTAATCTAGAGAGTTTAGACTTGGCAGAGAACAATCTAAGtgactcaatttcaaaagaacTTGGAGGGTGCTCCAAGCTGTTACAATTGAATCtggaaaacaataaatttgaaggCAATGTTCCTTTCAAAATAGCTAATGTGAACTCTCTTGAAAATCTTGGCCGCAGTTCAAATTTGCTGGTGGGGAAGATACCACCACAGCTTGCAGAAATGCAATGTCTAGAAACTCTGAATCTCTCCCACAATAATTTCTCCGCTTCCATTCCATCTGATTTTGGTGAAATGAAGAGTTTGACAATGGTTTATATGTCCTTCAACCAATTGGAGGGTTCCATTCCTAATTCCAAAGCCTTCTGCGACGCTCCATTTGAAGCATTCAGAAATAACAAAGGCTTATGTGGTAATGTCACTGGTTTGCAGCTTTGTCCAACAAGGACTCAGAATCCTCATGGTAAAGAGGGCAAAAATATGAGAATATTGATCATATTGATCCCTATTTTCTGCAGCCTATTTCTTCTAtccatttttgtaattttatacattcatcatagaagaagaagagtgaCAAAAACGAACACTCCAGATGACATTGAAACATAAAACCAGAATCTGTTTGCAACATGGAGCTATGATGGGAAGATGGTTTATGAAAATATCATCGAAGCAACTGAGGAattcaactccaaatattgcatCGGAGAGGGAGGAACAGGGAGTGTTTACAAAGCAGAGTTAAGCACTGGTCAAGTTGTTGCTGTGAAAAAGCTTCATGCAAATACAGATGGTGATGATCACGAGATGTCTCAATATCTCAAAGCTTTTACAATTGAGATTCAAACATTGACACAAATACGACATCTTAACATAGTCAAGTTATATGGGTTCTATTCACATCCAAGACAATCTTTTTTGGTTTATGAGTTCATAGAAGGTGGAAGTTTGCGAAATGTactaaaaatgaagaagaagcaaGAGCATTTGGTTGGAGCAAAAGGATAATCGTTGTAAAAGGTGTGGTAGCTGGACCATGACTATTCACCGTCTATAATCCATTGAGACATATCAACCCAAAATATTCTGCTAAATGCAGAACATGATCAAGCTTATGTTTCTGATTTTGGGACTGCCAGACTTCTCAATCCAGACTCATCCAACTAGACTTCGTTTGCTAGAACTTTCAGATATGTTGCTCCAGTCAATACTACTTTATCTTATGGAATTTTATGTACATAATTctaattatttgtttcttttaaataGTGTTACTAATTGttacgaaaaatagaacaaaaaacaatagcaatagaagaataaaataaaaagaatacatAGATTTTTtacatggaaaacccttgacgggaaaaaaccaTAGGCTAAGAGAGGAAAACTTTTATTGAtcaagattggtacaaaaaatgtGAGCAAATAGAGAGGCAAAAACTCAATACATTTGAAAAtccctaaaaatatatatatatatatattgtacggacGGAATAAACCTTAAAATTGGAAAGGGCCTACGGCCTCGACCTCTGCTACCATCATAGAGccccattttttttcccctcaaaataaatttcactAAACGGGTCCCACCGTGAGCTTTTCGGATCGGGTCAATAAGAATATGGGTCATCAACTCTAACACTAATTCAAATGTTGCTTatccaaatttataaaactTGCTTATACAAGGGAAGTGAATGAGAAATGCGATGTGTATAGCTTTGGAGTTGTGACGTTGGAAATACTTGGGGGTAGGCATCCAGGAGATCTCATTTCATCTCTTTCCTCTTCGTTATCCTTATCATCATCTAAAAAACCAGCTTACCATCAAGTAGAAGTAATGGATGTTTTGGACCAGCGATTATCTGCTCCATCGGATCAAGAGGCTGGGAAAGTGCTCTATCTTGCTAAGGTTGCATTTGCATGCTTGAATGGCACTCCACAGTCTCATCCAACAATGAAACAGGTTGCTCAAAAGCTTTCAACTCATACTCATCATTTGTTAAAACCTTTTGCTTTACATACACTAGGAGA includes:
- the LOC132799616 gene encoding MDIS1-interacting receptor like kinase 2-like, giving the protein MVYENIIEATEEFNSKYCIGEGGTGSVYKAELSTGQVVAVKKLHANTDGDDHEMSQYLKAFTIEIQTLTQIRHLNIVKLYGFYSHPRQSFLVYEFIEGGSLRNVLKMKKKQEHLNMIKLMFLILGLPDFSIQTHPTRLRLLELSDMLLQEVNEKCDVYSFGVVTLEILGGRHPGDLISSLSSSLSLSSSKKPAYHQVEVMDVLDQRLSAPSDQEAGKVLYLAKVAFACLNGTPQSHPTMKQVAQKLSTHTHHLLKPFALHTLGDLLDFSDSTS
- the LOC112490536 gene encoding probable leucine-rich repeat receptor-like protein kinase At1g35710, producing MLNQLILSGNQLSGSIPVEIGNMSNLIMLDLNDDNLSGELPASIRNLSNINEIFLYGNSISGHFPGEIGNLRNLVNLQLLANQFFGSIPREIGNLRELRVLGLSETKLSGIIPTEIGKLSNLEILDLRTNNLSGQLPASIGNLTNLNELLLQNQLSGFLLLTMNNLTSLKHLQLASNSFTGHLPKQICGGGLLEFCSADENHFIGPIPTSLKNCSSLIRLRLERNQLIGNLTEAFGSIPPALGKAPQLHVLELSSNHLTGNIPTKLGSLKLFKLMLSENQLSGEIPQTIRMLPNLESLDLAENNLSDSISKELGGCSKLLQLNLENNKFEGNVPFKIANVNSLENLGRSSNLLVGKIPPQLAEMQCLETLNLSHNNFSASIPSDFGEMKSLTMVYMSFNQLEGSIPNSKAFCDAPFEAFRNNKGLCGNVTGLQLCPTRTQNPHGKEGKNMRILIILIPIFCSLFLLSIFVILYIHHRRRRVTKTNTPDDIET